A genome region from Cucumis sativus cultivar 9930 chromosome 4, Cucumber_9930_V3, whole genome shotgun sequence includes the following:
- the LOC105435188 gene encoding uncharacterized protein LOC105435188 — MISNLISSLNKKLQAVEISSRCKRTKKTAYVYRDNLTKKNHSPPSSSSSPQHQPEEIKKVKKRVRFADTEPVIIAISTDREEEELEVETEKKVVRITVKLTKQEANRMLSRCSNGGVLEFGDVASELMRIPPTRVRSSLVAN; from the coding sequence atgatCAGTAACTTGATTTCAAGCTTGAACAAAAAGCTACAGGCTGTTGAAATCAGTAGCCGCTGCAAACGAACGAAGAAGACGGCTTACGTATACAGAGACAATCTCACCAAGAAGAACCACTCACCACCCTCGTCATCGTCCTCACCACAGCACCAGCCGGAGGAGATCAAGAAAGTGAAGAAGAGAGTGAGATTTGCTGATACGGAACCAGTGATAATCGCCATTAGTACCGACAGAGAGGAGGAGGAGTTGGAGGTTGAAACAGAGAAGAAAGTAGTGAGAATTACGGTGAAATTGACGAAACAAGAAGCGAATCGAATGCTTTCGAGGTGCTCCAATGGTGGCGTTCTTGAATTCGGAGATGTGGCTTCTGAACTCATGAGGATTCCTCCAACTAGAGTTCGTTCATCTTTGGTGGCGAATTGA
- the LOC101210548 gene encoding NAD(P)H-quinone oxidoreductase subunit S, chloroplastic codes for MSMASSISLPSPQTPLLKSSFLPQNRRRLLLHRPFPLPGRHASSTQHAFRPSAAFDLAQLLGGRGLCNGEQGLKEELKRNVDDNPVLADGSEIPGTSDKLPVDSVPEDGFEKELMGLTGGFPGGEKGLKKFISENPPPRKPSASKSGEIGSIINTQKPKPPDLPLLLPGMIAIVKNPNNPYYMYCGIVQRITDGKAGVLFEGGNWDRLITFRLEELERREKGPPMKNPKSAVLEPLLQKDSQ; via the coding sequence ATGTCCATGGCTTCCTCAATCTCCCTTCCATCTCCTCAAACTCCGCTTCTTAAATCCTCCTTTCTCCCACAAAACCGCCGCCGCCTCCTTCTCCACCGACCATTTCCCCTGCCCGGCCGTCACGCCTCATCAACCCAACACGCTTTCCGGCCCTCCGCCGCCTTCGATTTAGCCCAGCTTCTCGGCGGAAGAGGCCTCTGCAATGGCGAGCAAGGTCTAAAAGAGGAACTCAAGAGAAACGTCGACGACAATCCAGTCCTCGCAGATGGAAGCGAAATTCCAGGAACCTCCGATAAATTACCGGTTGATAGTGTTCCAGAAGATGGGTTCGAGAAGGAATTAATGGGCTTAACCGGTGGGTTTCCCGGCGGAGAGaaaggattaaaaaaattcatatcgGAGAATCCTCCTCCTCGGAAACCCTCCGCTTCAAAATCCGGCGAAATCGGCTCGATTATAAATACACAGAAACCAAAGCCGCCGGATCTTCCACTGTTGCTACCGGGAATGATTGCGATTGTGAAGAATCCTAACAATCCGTACTACATGTATTGTGGAATCGTTCAAAGAATCACAGATGGAAAAGCTGGGGTTCTTTTTGAAGGAGGAAATTGGGATCGATTGATAACGTTTAGATTGGAGGAGCTGGAACGAAGAGAAAAAGGACCGCCGATGAAGAACCCTAAATCGGCTGTTCTTGAACCGCTTCTTCAAAAGGATTCTCAATGA